The DNA window TGAGATCGACATTGTCCATGTGGCGCGCCTGGCGCGCCTCGAGTTGTCCGACCGGCAACTGGATACCTACGGGCGCCAATGCCAGGAGCTGCTCGAGCACGTGGCTCGCATCCAGGCGGTGGATACCGAGGGTGTGGAGCCCACCTCCCATCCCCTCCCCATGACCAACCGCTTCCGCGAGGATCGAGTCACCCCGGAGACCGTGCTGGGCCACGAGGAGGTGCTGGCCCAGGCGCCGGACACCGAAGGCCCCTTCTTCCGGGTGCCGCCGGCCATCGAGGAGGCCTGAGCGGTGGTATTCACCACGATCGTGGGGGCGGCCCGCGCCCTGCGGAACGGATCGGTCACCTCGGTCGGGCTGGTCGAACAGGTCCTGGAACGCACCTCGATGGTCGAGGCCCAACTCCACGCTTACCTGACCCTCGATTCGCACGGGCTGAGGGAAGCGGCCGCCCGGGCCGACAAGGAGCTGGCAGGGGGGCAGGATCGCGGCCCGCTCCACGGTATCCCGATCGCGGTCAAGGACAACATGACCACCCGGCACATGGAGACCACCGCCGGTTCGAGGATCCTGTCCGGCTACATCCCCCCGTACGATGCCACGGCAATCCGGCGCCTCCGGGATGCGGGCGCGCTGATCGCGGGCAAGACCAACCTCGACGAGTTCGCCA is part of the bacterium genome and encodes:
- the gatC gene encoding Asp-tRNA(Asn)/Glu-tRNA(Gln) amidotransferase subunit GatC → MAVEIDIVHVARLARLELSDRQLDTYGRQCQELLEHVARIQAVDTEGVEPTSHPLPMTNRFREDRVTPETVLGHEEVLAQAPDTEGPFFRVPPAIEEA